Genomic DNA from Candidatus Omnitrophota bacterium:
ATCCTTCATTTCAGGAATATTATCGGTGTCGCCGGCGTGGTAGATCCTTCTCCCGTCAGGCAGTGTCACAACAAAGCCCAGCCAGCCGCTGCTTTTGGGGTGAAAGTTTTTATCCGTGTTATATGCCCTTACAGCCACGACGGTAAATCCCGCCGCATCCAGAACATCACCGGCCCTCATTGTCTTGACCTCATTTTCGAATTTTCCGGCGCAGCTTTCAGCCGAGACTATAAAGCTGTCTTTTTTTGTTATTTGCTGGATATCTCCGACCGAGCAGTGATCAAAATGGGCGTGCGTTATAAGGATGATATCGGCTTTTTTCGCGGGATCCGTGATCATGTAAGGGTCAATATAAAGAACCTTTCCTCCGGATTCTATCCTGAAAGCCGACTGCCCCAGCCAGAAAATTCCGTCAGTATTCAATCCGCCTCCTTTTCA
This window encodes:
- a CDS encoding MBL fold metallo-hydrolase; this translates as MFWLGQSAFRIESGGKVLYIDPYMITDPAKKADIILITHAHFDHCSVGDIQQITKKDSFIVSAESCAGKFENEVKTMRAGDVLDAAGFTVVAVRAYNTDKNFHPKSSGWLGFVVTLPDGRRIYHAGDTDNIPEMKDIKNIDIAFLPVGGTYTMDAEEAASAALVISPKIAVPMHYGSVVGSSADAGQFASLLKGKIKTVIMGSGLDI